One stretch of Lysobacter sp. TY2-98 DNA includes these proteins:
- a CDS encoding glycosyltransferase family 4 protein encodes MRIAQIAPLYEAVPPRLYGGTERVVAHLSDALVARGHDVTLFSSADACTRATLVPVRDQAIRLDPAPLKSDLAAHLSMLHEVRKRADDFDVLHFHVDMVHFPLFEDMAARTLTTLHGRLDLKDLAGCYRRWSQFPLVSISKNQREPLRAANWAGCVHHGFPPELYPYSAAAGGYLAFLGRISPEKRPDRAIAIARAAGMPLKMAAKVDDADRAYFHTVIEPLLQGPGVEFIGEIGDADKPAFLGNAAALLFPIDWPEPFGLVMIEAMACGTPVIGWRCGSVPEVIDDGISGRIVDSEAEAVAAVRDLASLPRAAVRAAFERRFTADVMAANYEALYADRLLDTATAGEAVVTPALLERAQTARLRA; translated from the coding sequence ATGCGCATTGCCCAGATCGCCCCGCTGTACGAAGCCGTTCCGCCTCGCCTGTACGGCGGCACCGAGCGCGTGGTGGCGCATCTGTCCGACGCCCTGGTCGCCCGCGGGCACGACGTCACCTTGTTCAGCTCGGCCGACGCGTGCACCCGCGCGACGCTGGTGCCGGTGCGCGACCAGGCGATCCGCCTCGATCCCGCGCCGCTCAAGAGCGACCTCGCCGCCCACCTGTCGATGCTGCACGAGGTGCGCAAGCGGGCGGACGACTTCGACGTGCTGCATTTCCACGTCGACATGGTGCATTTCCCGCTGTTCGAGGACATGGCCGCGCGCACGCTGACCACGTTGCACGGCCGCCTCGATCTCAAGGATCTGGCGGGCTGCTACCGCCGCTGGTCGCAGTTCCCGCTGGTGTCGATCTCGAAGAACCAGCGCGAACCGCTGCGGGCGGCGAACTGGGCCGGCTGCGTCCATCACGGCTTTCCGCCGGAGCTGTACCCGTACAGCGCCGCCGCAGGCGGCTACCTCGCGTTCCTCGGCCGCATTTCGCCTGAGAAGCGGCCGGACCGGGCGATCGCCATCGCGCGTGCGGCCGGCATGCCGCTCAAGATGGCGGCCAAGGTCGACGACGCGGACCGCGCCTACTTCCACACCGTGATCGAACCGCTGCTGCAGGGCCCGGGCGTGGAGTTCATCGGCGAGATCGGTGACGCCGACAAGCCGGCCTTCCTCGGCAATGCCGCCGCGCTGCTGTTCCCCATCGACTGGCCGGAACCGTTCGGCCTGGTAATGATCGAAGCCATGGCCTGCGGCACGCCGGTGATCGGCTGGCGCTGCGGCTCCGTGCCGGAGGTGATCGACGACGGCATCAGCGGCCGCATCGTCGACAGCGAGGCCGAAGCCGTCGCCGCGGTCCGCGATCTCGCGTCGCTGCCGCGCGCCGCCGTGCGCGCGGCGTTCGAGCGGCGCTTCACGGCCGATGTGATGGCCGCGAACTACGAAGCGCTCTACGCCGACCGCCTGCTCGACACCGCCACCGCCGGCGAGGCCGTCGTCACCCCGGCACTGCTCGAGCGCGCACAGACGGCGCGCCTGCGCGCCTGA
- a CDS encoding erythromycin esterase family protein has translation MHRHVDQAPSTARTPHAPASQRRPPASGLPTRLRDAIEPLPDIDDPAFAEAFDRYADCRVVLLGEASHGTSEFYRARAAITKRLVERHGFRIVAVEADWPDAAVIDRHVRHRAPNAEGPPPFARFPTWMWRNAEVAALFRWMRHFNEAREARDRAGVYGLDLYSLSTSMRAVIDYLDDVDPATAALARERYACLTPWAKDPAHYGLAALTHEHARCETAVVAMLRDMLEKRLEFARRDGADAFEAEQNARLVANAENYYRAMYRGAAESWNVRDAHMAETLLQVLRARGETSRAVVWAHNSHIGDARFTEMGRERGEFNLGQLCREHFGDDAALIGFGTHTGTVAAASDWDSPMRVMQVKPSMTGSVEQQFFDAGEPCGVLHLRGADVALRRELDAERLERFIGVIYRPDTERWSHYAEVSLPRQFDAYVWFETTHAVDALEGPHAGGVPETYPFGV, from the coding sequence ATGCACCGCCACGTCGACCAGGCGCCTTCCACCGCACGCACGCCGCATGCACCGGCGTCGCAGCGACGTCCGCCCGCGTCCGGTCTGCCCACGCGGTTGCGCGATGCGATCGAGCCCTTGCCGGACATCGACGACCCTGCGTTCGCCGAAGCCTTCGACCGCTATGCCGACTGCCGCGTCGTGCTGCTGGGTGAAGCAAGTCACGGTACATCGGAGTTCTATCGCGCGCGGGCCGCGATCACGAAGCGGCTGGTGGAGCGCCACGGCTTCCGGATCGTCGCCGTCGAGGCCGACTGGCCGGATGCGGCGGTGATCGATCGCCACGTGCGCCACCGCGCGCCGAATGCGGAAGGCCCGCCGCCGTTCGCGCGTTTTCCCACCTGGATGTGGCGCAATGCGGAAGTCGCGGCGCTGTTTCGCTGGATGCGCCATTTCAACGAGGCGCGCGAGGCGCGTGATCGCGCGGGCGTCTACGGGCTCGACCTGTACAGCCTGAGCACGTCGATGCGCGCGGTGATCGACTATCTGGACGACGTCGACCCCGCGACCGCCGCGCTCGCGCGCGAGCGCTACGCCTGCCTCACGCCGTGGGCGAAGGACCCGGCGCACTACGGGCTCGCCGCGCTCACGCACGAGCACGCGCGCTGCGAGACGGCGGTGGTCGCGATGCTGCGCGACATGCTGGAGAAGCGGCTGGAGTTCGCGCGCCGCGACGGCGCCGACGCGTTCGAGGCCGAGCAGAACGCGCGTCTCGTCGCCAATGCGGAGAACTACTACCGTGCGATGTATCGCGGCGCCGCCGAGAGCTGGAACGTACGCGACGCGCACATGGCCGAAACGCTGCTGCAGGTGCTGCGCGCACGCGGCGAGACCTCGCGCGCGGTGGTCTGGGCGCACAATTCGCACATTGGCGACGCGCGCTTCACCGAAATGGGCCGCGAGCGCGGGGAGTTCAACCTCGGGCAGCTCTGCCGCGAGCATTTCGGCGACGACGCGGCGCTGATCGGTTTCGGCACCCATACCGGCACTGTGGCCGCCGCGAGCGACTGGGATTCGCCCATGCGCGTCATGCAGGTCAAACCGTCGATGACGGGCAGCGTCGAGCAGCAGTTCTTCGATGCGGGCGAGCCCTGCGGCGTGCTGCACCTGCGCGGCGCGGATGTGGCGCTGCGTCGCGAGCTCGATGCGGAGCGCCTCGAACGCTTCATCGGCGTGATCTACCGGCCCGATACCGAGCGCTGGAGCCACTACGCCGAGGTCTCGCTGCCGCGCCAGTTCGATGCCTACGTCTGGTTCGAGACCACGCACGCCGTCGACGCGCTCGAGGGACCGCACGCAGGCGGCGTCCCCGAAACCTACCCATTCGGCGTATGA
- a CDS encoding fatty acid desaturase, with translation MSVAFTDFLAGGLLQFGWGSMLVYLLVATQITILTVTLYLHRSQAHRAVDFNPVLAHFFRFWCWLTTSMITKEWAAIHRKHHAKCETEEDPHSPQIKGIKTVFWRGVELYRDARANREDIEKYGKGCPDDWIERKLYTPFATMGPTILLFLSFALFGFKGIAVWAIQMAWIPFWAAGVVNGLGHWWGYRNFETTDTATNLTPWGVWIGGEELHNNHHAFPSSAKFALRKWEFDIGWFALRGLEAVGLAKVLRVAPSLDVRPNVAMPDGETLKALLAIRFQAMTDYYRGVTLPALREEAAAAGAKMRSMLPRKLRKGLADGGRWLDDEKKARLQAFLAERPKLATVAEYRARLAAVLDDRSHDAKATLARLQAWCQEAEASGIASLQQFSARMKGYALASAH, from the coding sequence ATGTCCGTTGCGTTTACCGATTTCCTCGCCGGCGGCCTGCTGCAGTTCGGCTGGGGATCGATGCTGGTCTACCTGCTGGTCGCCACGCAGATCACCATCCTCACGGTCACCCTCTACCTGCACCGCTCGCAGGCGCACCGCGCGGTCGATTTCAATCCCGTGCTCGCGCACTTCTTCCGCTTCTGGTGCTGGCTCACGACGTCGATGATCACCAAGGAGTGGGCGGCGATCCATCGCAAGCACCACGCCAAGTGCGAGACCGAAGAGGATCCGCACAGCCCGCAGATCAAGGGCATCAAGACCGTGTTCTGGCGCGGTGTCGAGCTCTATCGCGACGCGCGCGCGAATCGCGAGGACATCGAGAAGTACGGCAAGGGCTGCCCGGACGACTGGATCGAGCGCAAGCTCTACACGCCGTTCGCGACGATGGGCCCGACCATCCTGCTGTTCCTGAGCTTCGCGCTGTTCGGCTTCAAGGGCATCGCCGTGTGGGCGATCCAGATGGCGTGGATCCCGTTCTGGGCCGCGGGCGTCGTCAACGGTCTCGGCCACTGGTGGGGCTACCGCAACTTCGAGACCACCGACACCGCGACCAACCTCACCCCGTGGGGCGTGTGGATCGGCGGCGAGGAGCTGCACAACAACCACCACGCGTTCCCGTCGTCGGCGAAGTTCGCGCTGCGCAAGTGGGAGTTCGACATCGGCTGGTTCGCGCTGCGCGGGCTGGAGGCGGTGGGCCTGGCGAAGGTGCTGCGCGTCGCGCCGTCGCTCGACGTGCGCCCGAACGTCGCGATGCCGGATGGCGAAACGCTGAAGGCGCTGCTCGCGATCCGCTTCCAGGCGATGACCGACTACTACCGCGGCGTCACGCTGCCCGCGCTGCGCGAAGAAGCCGCGGCGGCCGGCGCGAAGATGCGCAGCATGTTGCCGCGCAAGCTCCGCAAGGGCCTCGCCGATGGCGGCCGCTGGCTGGACGATGAGAAGAAGGCACGCCTGCAGGCGTTCCTCGCCGAGCGTCCGAAGCTTGCCACCGTCGCCGAATACCGCGCGCGTCTCGCCGCGGTGCTCGACGATCGCTCGCACGACGCCAAGGCCACGCTCGCGCGTCTGCAGGCCTGGTGCCAGGAGGCCGAGGCCAGCGGCATCGCCTCGCTGCAGCAGTTCTCGGCGCGCATGAAGGGTTATGCGCTCGCGTCCGCGCACTGA
- a CDS encoding amylo-alpha-1,6-glucosidase: MAEDSGSGAALYASHVIKDGDSFLVANGLGDVEAAAHGLFRDDTRLLSRYVLRLGDSPPALLSATVTRDNVYFIAHLTNRALPPLGGVESAKGLVHLQRTRFLHHERLYERIALRSYSAEPVPLPVTIEFDADFVDMFEVRGCERPARGQLDAPVVGDDSVRFSYYGLDGRARTSVIAFSQAPQVLDAGRATFLIDLAPDARIDLYIEVGTEPDATPSRARFRHAAGLARKRMRARQRRGARVTSTGPLFNAWLKRSRADLALLTSELESGPYPYAGIPWFSTPFGRDAVITALQTLWLDPGLARGVLSFLARRQATDTSTFRDSAPGKIMHETRKGEMSALGELPFALYYGGVDTTPLFVLLAGAYEQRTADIGFINELWPALLAASAWIERVCDANPLGLLDYARGEDSGLSNQGWKDSEDSVFHADGRFPRGPIALVEVQGYAYAALRELARLALTRGDVAHADAWAARAERLRRTVEERFWMDDEQFYGIAVDGDSQLCEVLSSNPGHLLYVGLPDAARGEAVARRLLTPIFYNGWGIRTLASGQPRYNPMSYHNGSVWPHDTALAAAGIARYGLRDGAMTLLRGAFESATQFDMRLPELYCGFSRAQSGMPVAYPVACLPQAWAAGSAFMLVQACLGVSVDGYRGEIVVDRPRLPPGIDEVRLVDLEIGSARVDVQFRRVRDMVAVSVEGDDAHRVALRVRQDARR; encoded by the coding sequence ATGGCGGAGGACAGCGGCAGCGGCGCGGCGCTGTACGCCAGCCACGTCATCAAGGACGGGGACAGTTTCCTCGTCGCGAACGGGCTGGGTGACGTCGAAGCGGCGGCGCACGGCCTGTTCCGGGACGACACGCGGCTGCTGTCGCGCTACGTGTTGCGCCTGGGCGATTCGCCGCCCGCGCTGCTGAGTGCGACGGTCACGCGCGACAACGTCTACTTCATCGCGCATCTGACCAACCGCGCGCTGCCGCCGCTGGGCGGCGTCGAATCGGCCAAGGGTCTGGTGCACCTGCAGCGCACGCGCTTCCTGCACCACGAGCGGCTGTACGAGCGCATCGCGCTGCGCAGCTACAGCGCCGAGCCGGTGCCGCTGCCGGTGACGATCGAGTTCGACGCCGACTTCGTCGATATGTTCGAAGTGCGCGGCTGTGAACGGCCGGCGCGCGGTCAACTCGATGCCCCCGTGGTCGGCGACGACAGCGTCCGCTTCAGCTATTACGGCCTCGACGGCCGGGCGCGCACCTCGGTGATCGCGTTCTCGCAGGCCCCGCAGGTGCTCGACGCGGGACGGGCGACATTTCTGATCGACCTCGCCCCCGATGCCCGCATCGACCTGTACATCGAGGTCGGCACCGAGCCCGATGCGACGCCGTCGCGCGCGCGTTTCCGCCATGCGGCAGGGCTCGCCCGCAAGCGCATGCGCGCGCGCCAGCGGCGCGGTGCACGCGTGACGTCGACGGGCCCGCTCTTCAATGCCTGGCTCAAGCGCTCGCGCGCCGACCTCGCGCTGCTCACCAGCGAACTCGAGAGCGGTCCGTATCCCTACGCCGGCATTCCCTGGTTCTCGACACCGTTCGGTCGCGATGCGGTGATCACCGCGCTGCAGACGCTGTGGCTGGATCCGGGGCTCGCCCGCGGCGTGCTGTCGTTCCTCGCGCGTCGCCAGGCCACGGACACATCGACGTTCCGCGACAGCGCGCCCGGCAAGATCATGCACGAGACGCGCAAGGGCGAGATGTCGGCGCTGGGCGAACTGCCCTTCGCGCTGTACTACGGCGGCGTCGACACCACGCCGTTGTTCGTGCTGCTCGCCGGCGCGTACGAACAACGCACGGCCGACATCGGCTTCATCAATGAACTCTGGCCGGCGCTGCTCGCCGCATCCGCATGGATCGAACGCGTCTGCGACGCGAACCCGCTCGGCCTGCTCGACTACGCGCGCGGCGAGGACAGCGGCCTGTCCAACCAGGGCTGGAAGGACAGCGAGGATTCCGTCTTCCACGCCGACGGGCGATTCCCGCGCGGACCGATCGCGCTCGTGGAGGTGCAGGGCTATGCGTACGCGGCGTTGCGCGAACTCGCGCGGCTTGCACTCACGCGCGGCGACGTGGCGCATGCCGATGCATGGGCCGCGCGTGCCGAACGCCTGCGTCGCACCGTTGAAGAACGGTTTTGGATGGACGACGAGCAGTTCTACGGCATCGCGGTCGACGGCGATTCGCAGCTGTGCGAGGTGCTGTCGAGCAATCCCGGCCACCTGCTCTACGTGGGCCTGCCCGATGCCGCGCGCGGTGAAGCGGTGGCGCGGCGCCTGCTCACTCCGATCTTCTACAACGGTTGGGGCATCCGCACGCTGGCGTCGGGTCAGCCGCGCTACAACCCGATGAGCTACCACAACGGCTCGGTATGGCCGCACGACACCGCACTCGCCGCCGCCGGCATCGCGCGCTACGGCCTGCGCGATGGCGCGATGACGCTGCTGCGCGGCGCGTTCGAATCGGCGACGCAGTTCGACATGCGCCTGCCCGAACTCTATTGCGGTTTCTCGCGCGCGCAGTCCGGCATGCCGGTCGCGTATCCCGTGGCCTGCCTGCCGCAGGCGTGGGCGGCGGGCTCGGCCTTCATGCTCGTGCAGGCCTGCCTGGGCGTGAGTGTCGACGGCTATCGCGGCGAGATCGTCGTCGACCGTCCGCGCCTGCCGCCGGGCATCGACGAGGTGCGCCTGGTCGATCTCGAGATCGGCAGCGCGCGCGTCGATGTGCAGTTCCGGCGCGTGCGCGACATGGTGGCGGTGTCGGTGGAAGGCGACGACGCGCATCGCGTCGCCCTGCGCGTGCGCCAGGACGCCCGTCGCTAG
- the mutM gene encoding bifunctional DNA-formamidopyrimidine glycosylase/DNA-(apurinic or apyrimidinic site) lyase, whose protein sequence is MPELPEVETTRRGLAPHVEGRRVTGVTLRRPDLRWPIPPEVSNLLPGQRVDAVRRRAKYLLLDTAAGSALMHLGMSGSLRVLPADTPVRAHDHVDLALDSGRVLRFNDPRRFGCLLWQSPGETHELLAGLGPEPLSDAFDGDWLFRLSRGRTAPVKTFLMDQAVVVGVGNIYAAEALFRAGISPLRAAGKVSRERYALLADAVKAILAYAIGRGGTTLRDFISPDGAPGYFEQELAVYGRGGEPCRTCGRPLKQAAIGQRASVWCPACQR, encoded by the coding sequence ATGCCCGAACTGCCCGAAGTCGAGACCACGCGACGCGGCCTCGCGCCGCATGTCGAAGGCCGCCGCGTCACCGGTGTGACGCTGCGTCGGCCCGACCTGCGCTGGCCGATCCCGCCGGAGGTGTCCAACCTGCTGCCGGGCCAGCGCGTGGATGCGGTGCGGCGTCGCGCCAAGTACCTGCTGCTCGACACCGCCGCCGGCAGCGCACTGATGCACCTCGGCATGTCGGGCTCGCTGCGCGTGCTGCCCGCGGACACGCCGGTGCGCGCGCACGACCACGTCGACCTCGCGCTCGATTCCGGCCGCGTGCTGCGCTTCAACGATCCACGCCGCTTCGGCTGCCTGCTGTGGCAGTCGCCCGGCGAGACGCACGAGCTGCTGGCCGGGCTCGGCCCGGAGCCGCTGTCCGACGCCTTCGACGGCGACTGGCTGTTCCGCCTGTCCCGCGGACGCACCGCGCCGGTGAAGACCTTCCTGATGGACCAGGCGGTGGTGGTCGGCGTCGGCAATATCTATGCGGCAGAGGCGCTGTTCCGGGCCGGCATCTCGCCGTTGCGCGCGGCCGGCAAGGTGTCGCGTGAGCGCTATGCCCTGCTCGCCGACGCCGTGAAGGCCATCCTCGCCTACGCCATCGGCCGCGGCGGCACCACGCTGCGGGATTTCATCAGCCCGGACGGCGCGCCCGGCTACTTCGAGCAGGAACTGGCGGTGTACGGTCGCGGCGGCGAACCCTGCCGCACCTGCGGCCGGCCGCTCAAACAGGCGGCCATCGGACAACGCGCAAGCGTCTGGTGTCCGGCCTGCCAGCGCTGA
- a CDS encoding pseudouridine synthase — MSVGGDVFYYREVPDEPVCGGVETLVHVDDDIAVVDKPHGLAVMPAGRYVRDTLLARMVRRLGVEDIVPLHRIDRDTAGLVMFSLRAATRDAYAALFRDRAIRKRYEAIAPALPGVAFPLVRESRIERGVPFHTMREVDGVANSHSRIDVVERSEGLWRYALEPVTGRKHQLRVHMAGLGAAIANDPLYGGVVTAEGASLALLAKRLAFDDPVGGRRRDFESSLSLSLSL, encoded by the coding sequence TTGTCGGTCGGCGGCGACGTCTTCTACTACCGCGAAGTGCCCGATGAGCCGGTCTGCGGCGGCGTCGAAACGCTGGTGCATGTCGACGACGACATCGCGGTGGTCGACAAGCCGCACGGTCTGGCAGTGATGCCGGCGGGGCGCTACGTGCGCGATACGTTGCTCGCGCGGATGGTGCGGCGACTCGGCGTCGAGGACATCGTCCCGCTGCATCGCATCGATCGCGATACGGCGGGACTGGTGATGTTTTCGCTGCGGGCGGCCACGCGGGATGCGTATGCGGCGCTGTTTCGCGATCGCGCGATTCGAAAGCGGTATGAGGCGATCGCGCCGGCGTTACCGGGCGTCGCGTTTCCGCTCGTACGCGAGAGTCGGATCGAGCGGGGCGTGCCGTTTCACACCATGCGGGAGGTCGACGGGGTGGCGAACAGTCACAGCCGGATCGATGTGGTTGAACGGAGCGAAGGTCTGTGGCGCTATGCGCTCGAGCCGGTGACGGGGCGGAAGCACCAGCTGCGCGTGCATATGGCGGGCCTCGGGGCGGCGATTGCGAATGATCCGTTGTATGGCGGCGTCGTCACCGCTGAGGGGGCGTCGCTTGCGTTGCTGGCGAAGCGATTGGCGTTTGATGATCCGGTCGGTGGTCGACGACGCGATTTCGAGAGTTCGTTGTCGTTGTCGTTGTCGTTGTAG
- a CDS encoding glutathione binding-like protein: MIDLYYWGTPNGYKIRLFLEETGLAHRIVPVDIRAGEQFTPEFLAIAPNNRIPAIVDTAPADGGAPISLFESGAILLYLAEKTGRFIPQDLRGRAEVLQWLFWQMGGLGPMAGQNGHFNVYAPEKVPYAIDRYTRETARLYGVLDKRLADREFVSGNEYTIADMAIYPWIVPHEAHKQNLDDTPNLKRWFKKIGAREATKRVYEDAQASYATPMTDEERKVLFGAPAK; this comes from the coding sequence ATGATCGACCTGTACTACTGGGGCACACCCAACGGCTACAAGATCCGCCTGTTCCTCGAGGAAACCGGTCTCGCGCATCGCATCGTGCCTGTCGACATCCGCGCCGGCGAGCAGTTCACGCCCGAGTTCCTCGCGATTGCGCCGAACAACCGCATTCCCGCCATCGTCGACACCGCACCTGCGGACGGCGGCGCGCCCATCTCGCTGTTCGAGTCCGGCGCGATCCTGCTCTACCTCGCCGAAAAGACCGGCCGCTTCATTCCGCAGGACCTGCGCGGCCGCGCCGAGGTGCTGCAGTGGCTGTTCTGGCAGATGGGTGGCCTCGGACCGATGGCCGGGCAGAACGGCCACTTCAACGTCTACGCGCCCGAGAAGGTGCCGTACGCGATCGACCGCTACACCCGCGAAACCGCGCGCCTGTACGGTGTGCTCGACAAGCGCCTGGCCGATCGCGAGTTCGTGTCGGGCAACGAGTACACGATCGCCGACATGGCGATTTATCCATGGATCGTCCCGCACGAAGCGCACAAGCAGAACCTGGACGACACGCCGAACCTCAAGCGCTGGTTCAAAAAAATCGGCGCGCGCGAAGCGACCAAGCGCGTCTACGAGGATGCGCAGGCGTCCTACGCGACGCCGATGACGGACGAGGAGCGCAAGGTGCTGTTCGGGGCGCCGGCGAAGTAA
- a CDS encoding ECF-type sigma factor: MTDAADITNWLDAARDGNREALDRVLGTLYDELHAMARRQLAGQQEQTLDATALVHEAYLKLIGSHGAQFGDRAHFFAYAATAMRSVVVDHVRQRLAQKRGGGLERVTSIPEDGEGAIRLDEDLLALDGALDKLAAVDPRLAQVVELRYFGGLSELEIAALQDRSERSIRRDWQKARMFLLASLEGDEQAA, encoded by the coding sequence ATGACGGACGCCGCGGACATCACGAACTGGCTGGACGCCGCGCGCGATGGCAACCGCGAGGCGCTCGATCGCGTGCTGGGCACGCTCTACGACGAACTGCACGCCATGGCGCGTCGCCAGCTCGCCGGCCAGCAGGAACAGACCCTCGACGCGACGGCGCTGGTCCACGAGGCCTACCTCAAGCTCATCGGCAGCCACGGCGCGCAGTTCGGCGACCGTGCGCACTTCTTCGCGTATGCGGCCACGGCGATGCGCAGCGTCGTCGTCGATCACGTGCGCCAGCGCCTCGCGCAGAAGCGCGGCGGTGGGCTGGAGCGCGTCACCTCGATTCCCGAAGACGGCGAGGGGGCGATCCGTCTCGACGAAGACCTGCTCGCACTCGACGGCGCGCTCGACAAGCTGGCCGCGGTCGATCCGCGCCTCGCCCAGGTGGTCGAGCTGCGTTATTTCGGCGGCCTGTCCGAACTCGAGATCGCCGCGCTGCAGGATCGCTCCGAACGCTCCATCCGCCGCGACTGGCAGAAGGCGCGCATGTTCCTGCTCGCAAGCCTGGAAGGCGACGAGCAGGCGGCCTGA
- a CDS encoding diguanylate cyclase, with translation MSGDPTVAGLVPASWLWMLLGAVIYPLWLAAGVGDVLVHWRDRIERHTGTHESWMHVAMCVQMGIPVLLVLFFDVTAPVFLIATAAVTVHGWTSWRDARFADRVRHIGPLEQKIHVALDAVPWLALALLALLHAPALHGLVDGAEADWSWRMRAPAFPTAVIATIVVTAIIFGLMPSVLELRRARRAVRAL, from the coding sequence ATGAGCGGCGACCCCACCGTCGCCGGGCTCGTGCCCGCGTCGTGGTTGTGGATGCTACTGGGCGCGGTGATCTACCCGCTGTGGCTGGCGGCCGGTGTCGGCGACGTGCTCGTGCACTGGCGCGACCGCATCGAACGCCACACCGGCACTCACGAGTCATGGATGCACGTGGCGATGTGCGTGCAGATGGGCATTCCGGTGCTGCTGGTGCTGTTCTTCGACGTCACCGCACCGGTGTTCCTGATCGCGACGGCCGCAGTGACCGTGCACGGTTGGACGTCGTGGCGCGACGCCCGCTTCGCCGACCGCGTGCGCCACATCGGGCCGCTGGAACAGAAGATCCATGTCGCCCTCGACGCCGTGCCCTGGCTCGCACTCGCGCTGCTCGCGCTGCTGCACGCACCTGCGCTGCATGGCCTGGTCGACGGCGCCGAGGCCGACTGGTCGTGGCGCATGCGTGCGCCGGCGTTTCCCACGGCGGTGATCGCCACCATCGTTGTCACGGCGATCATCTTCGGCCTGATGCCGTCGGTGCTCGAGCTGCGACGCGCCCGGCGCGCGGTGCGCGCGCTGTAA